In Synechococcus sp. KORDI-52, one genomic interval encodes:
- a CDS encoding TIGR01548 family HAD-type hydrolase: MIRDVAGSYRRALQCTVQHYCGWQPSSAEIDALKAEGSWNNDWDASLELLRRHGTDLPDRAALIDVFSAFYFGGDPEGDPSQWTGFIGDEPLLVDASFFATLTQRKLRWGFVSGAEPPSARFVLEQRLGLVDPPLIAMGDAPDKPDPKGLIHLAKALGAEGKEAQVAYLGDTVADVHTVMKARESWPEQTFISLAVVPPHLQTAEQAPARRIYEQRLQEAGADRVLRNTAAVLSWEGAAA; the protein is encoded by the coding sequence GTGATCCGCGATGTAGCGGGCAGTTACCGACGGGCCCTGCAATGCACCGTTCAGCACTACTGCGGTTGGCAGCCCAGCAGCGCTGAGATCGATGCGCTGAAGGCCGAAGGATCCTGGAACAACGACTGGGACGCCAGCCTTGAACTGCTGCGGCGACATGGGACTGACCTACCGGATCGTGCCGCACTGATCGACGTGTTCAGCGCCTTCTACTTCGGCGGTGATCCGGAGGGGGACCCCAGCCAGTGGACCGGATTCATCGGCGATGAGCCGCTGCTGGTGGACGCCAGCTTTTTCGCAACGTTGACGCAGCGGAAGCTGCGCTGGGGATTTGTGAGTGGAGCTGAACCGCCCTCAGCCCGCTTCGTGCTGGAGCAGCGCCTGGGGCTTGTGGATCCGCCCCTGATCGCCATGGGCGATGCCCCCGACAAACCGGACCCCAAGGGTTTGATCCACCTGGCCAAAGCGCTGGGGGCTGAGGGCAAGGAGGCACAGGTGGCCTATCTCGGCGACACCGTGGCCGATGTACATACCGTGATGAAAGCCCGGGAAAGCTGGCCGGAACAAACGTTCATCAGTCTTGCGGTGGTTCCACCGCACCTGCAGACCGCAGAGCAGGCGCCGGCCCGAAGAATCTATGAACAACGGCTGCAGGAGGCCGGCGCTGATCGGGTGCTGCGCAACACCGCAGCGGTCTTGAGCTGGGAGGGAGCGGCGGCATGA